The following nucleotide sequence is from Anaerococcus sp. Marseille-Q7828.
TAATAATTTAGAAACAGAACAAAAGATATCTATAAAGTGTGATTTTTTAGATTACTATTAAAAATTACATAGAAGTAGCAAATAGAGAAAAGGAGATAATATGAAATTAAAAACAGGGAAAAAAATTGTTATTTTAAATTTATTACTAGCATCTCAAGTTGTGTTCATGCCGTGCTCATTTGCTGGTGAAAAATCACATAGCCGTACTGAATATCAAACTACATTTACACAAAATATGCACCTTGCAAGTAATAATATAGAGATTGGAACATTAGCAGTTGATGGAACAAAATGGGCGGAAGGAAAAGTTGAATATATTGGGCAAGGTTCACATTTAGTAACAAATTATTTTTGGGTAAAAGGAAGCGACATGCCAAAATACAATGTTGTTGGTAGAGCTAGAAGAAAAGCTGTTATTGATAAATATGGATCAATCAATGAAAATGCCACTTATAAAATGAAGACAACTCAAAAAGTTAACATGAGTATGCAAACACAAGGTATTGTAACAGTGTCTGCTAAAGCATGGTGTTATGGTATAGATTTAAAAACTTATTAGATACTTTTGAAACCAGCATATAGACTATATGTTATCAAAAAAAATCATTAAAATTTTGAACCCTCTTAAGAGATAGGAATAATCTAGTTAAGAGGGTTTTTCATAATTAAAATCATACAATGAAATTTTATAAATAAATATTATGATAATCTTAAAAAGTAGTATTTTAAATATACTTTATCGTGATTTTGTGTATAACTTATTATATGTGGGTTGATTTTCATATGATATAACTATTCTTTATAACAATTTCTACATTAATGTTTGTATAAATTAGATAATCATTTAAGTCATTTACTTAAAGTACTTTGTAAAGTATATTTTAATTTCTTATAATTCGAAATATAAATATATCAGGATCATTTAATACAAAACGCATCCTTGTAACACAATGAGTTACCGATGAGATATTCGAATCTCCGCCAACATACTCATGAAGTTTACGAGCATCATCAATATATTTTCCCATAATTCCTCCTATATATATTAATAATATAATTATAATACATTTTTATATTATTGACAATATTTATCAATGTAATTTCATGTTAAATTGATGTAAATTATTTGATAATGATTATTGTGTATAAAAAAAGGGGCTGTTGCAAATTGATAGATATCTAACGTTCCATCATTGGAGTGCACTCCCAGAAAGTTTGAGGTTTAGCCCGCCGGCTCAGGGAGGCCAAACTTTGTGGGAGGGTTCTCGAATGATATAGGAACGATTTATCTATTTTGCAACAGCCCCTTAAATATGTTTGCTAACTATTCATCTTGTAGTTCTTGAACTTCTTGTTCTTCCTCAAGTTCTTTTCTTACATAATCTTCAGCTGCTTGGGTCATCTGTTCGTTATCAATATTTGACCTTTCGATTAATTTGTCTAATCTTTTCTTATCGGCTTTAGAAAAGTCTTCATTATCATCCATCTTTTTTCTCATGTAACTTCTTATGCCAAGACGTTTGTATTTTTCGTATTTTATAGAAGATTTCTCCCTATACCAGCTTATAAGCAATAAGGCCATCATAAACATACCTACGTAACCAATAATTGGATAAAATATAGAAACTAGCTTTTTGAAGCCTCCAAAGCTTAAAATAAAACCAACAAGGGTTAATGTGATTAGCATAATCCTAAAGCTTTTTTCACTATCATTTGAAAATCTTCTAGCTAGTGCATAAAAAAGTGAAATCCCAGTATTGAAAATCATACCAAATATTACAAGGGCCATCAAAAAGCCTAGGATTGGATGAATACTATTGATAACACTTAGCATAGGTATGTCAAGCTGTCCAACTTCATCTACACGTATAAATAAAGTAAAAGAAATAAGCACTCCCAATATACCAGCTATGGCTCCACCAAGTAGCCCACCGATTCCAGCTTCCCTAGGGTCAAGTTCTTCTCCACCTAGGACGAAACCCATTGAAACTCCACTCATCAAACACATACCATAATAATTAAATATTGCAAAAACTACATTATTAAAGTTTGATGGTAGGCTTTTCGCAACTGAATCCAAATATGACCAATCTGGCTGGTAATTTATGAAAGTATAGATAGAACCGATCAAAGTAAAGACTATTATCATTGGAGTAAAAGAACCGATAATTCTTGAAACTTTTTCAAAATCTAACAATCCTACAATTATAATCATACTGGCACAAACAACCTGGCCAATCCATTTTGGTATATCAAAGGCTTGATTTAGGTTTGATCCAGCTCCTGCTATCATTACAAAACCTATAACAAAGCAAGTAAAAATAAGTGCCAAATCCATAAATTTGCCAATAAATTTGTTGGTAATCTCTCCAAATACATCAGAATGGTCTGTAGCCATATAGTGACTTCCTAATTGGAGCAATACTCCCCCAAACAATATATGAAGTATGCCAACTATAGAAATCCCAACCAATCCTGGTATTCCTAGTGAAATAAAATATTGTAGGAGCTCTTGTCCTGAAGCAAGACCTGCACCAGTAACAACCCCTACATAAGCAAACATAATAACTATTGATTTTTTACTCATAAATCCTCCGAGTATACAATATACTTTAATTATGTCTATATACCAAAGATTGTTAATAAATATATTATAATCTTCACATACAAAAGAGGCCTTGCTAGTGCAAAAGCCCCTCTTTAGTCAAGTCTTATTTAATTTCTTTGAGCAATTCTCTTAGATACTCGTTGACTCTTTGAACAGATGCGATTTCAACCTTTTCTTCTGGTGAGTGAGCACCTGTGATGTTTGGTCCTATAGATATAATGTCTAGATTTGGATACTTTTCATAGAAGCAACCACATTCTAGGCCAGCGTGGATTACGATAGTTTCGAATTCCTTACCTTCTAGCTTTTTGTAAACTTCTTGAGCTAGTGGTCTAAGTTTTGAATCTTCTTTGTATTCCCAGCTTGGGTATTCTGAGTCAATATTATATGCAAAGCTTGTTTCTTCCAAAACTTTAGCAATCTTTTCTCTCAATTCTTCCAATTTTTCGTTGTTAGAAGATCTTAGGGAGATTTCACTTACTAATTTTCCTTCTTTTTCTCTTACTAGGGCAAGGTTGTCAGATGATTCTACAGTTTCATTGTCTTCCATAAGGGAGTTAACTCCTGTAGGCATGTCATTTATCATCTTGATTAGTCTTTGTGATAGATCTTTGGAATAAGATTTGCCTTTTGCCTCAGCAATTTCAACTTCCATTTCACCTAGTAGGTCAGCGTGTTTTTCTAAAATGTCTTTTTTAGCATCTTCTAGAGCTTCTTTGCTTGCTCCATAAACTTTTACGCTTCCTTCTGATGGTATAACATTGTCTAGGTTACCAGAGTTAAATTCGCCAATTGTTATATCTTCTTTGATATTTGCTAGTAATTCTCCGATGATTTTTACTGCATTTCCTCTTTTTTCGTGGATTTGCATACCTGAGTGTCCACCTAGAAGTCCTCTTAGTTTGATTTCAAATCCTTCTTTTTCTTCCAAATCTTTGAGTTCTTCTTCTACGAAAAATGTGATTCCACCAGCAGATCCTACTGTAAGGATTCCTTCTTCTTCTGAGTCTATGTTGATTAGGTAGTCACCTTCTAGAACATCGTCAGCTAAGGCTATGGCACCTGACATACTTGTTTCTTCATCTGTTGTTACAAGCAATTCTATTTGTGGTCCCTCGTAGTTTTCATCTTCTAGTAGTGCAAGTCCCATCGCTACTGCTATACCATTGTCAGCTCCAAGTGTTGTATCTTTTGCTGATAGGTATTCTCCCTCAATTACAGGTATGATAGGGTCTTTTGTAAAGTCGTGGTCAGAGTTTTCTGTTTTTGATCCAACCATATCCATGTGACCTTGAAGTATTACTTTTGGTGCATCTTCATAGCCTTGTGATGCCTTTCTTTTTAACACTACATTTAGTGAGTCATCTTGGTAGGTTTCCAATCCTAGTTCTTTACCAGTAGCTATTAGAAAATCTGACACTTCTTGTTCATGCTTACTTGGTCTTGGAATATCCATTAATTTTTTGAAGTAGTAAAAAACTCTTTGTGGTTGTAAATTTTCCATTATTTATCTCCTTTGGCATTTGCTAAGATTATGTTCTTGATAACATTGACAGATTTTTCCATTATATCAACAGATACTATTTCGTATCTACCATGGTAGTTGTAACCACCTGTAAATAGGTTTGGTGTTGGAAGTCCCATATATGATAGTCTTGCTCCATCTGTGCCACCTCTGATTGGTTTTACTATTGGAGTGATGCCTTCTTTTTCTATAGCATCTTTTGCAAGATCTATAATTTCCATATGTGGTTCTACTTTTTCCCTCATATTGTAGTAGGAATCTTCGATCTTGATATCAATGATATGACCGTATTTTTCATTTAAGAAATCTACTGATTTTTCTAGCATCTCTTTCTTTTGATTAAATGTTTCAGTGAAGAAGTCTCTGATGATATATGCCACATCTACTTCTGCAGATGTTCCATGGATTTCATCTAGCATATAGAAGCCTTCGTAGCCTTCAGTATATTCTGGTCTCTCATTTACTGGTAGCATTTGATTTAATTCTAATGCTACTAATAGGGCGTTTACCAAAACATTTTTAGCTGAACCTGGGTGAACAGATTTTCCTTCGATATGAATATCAACACTTGCTGCGTTGAAGTTTTCGTATTCTAATTCTCCAACTGGTCCACCGTCTATGGTATAGGCAAAATCAGCACCAAATTTTTCAACATCAAATAAATCTGCTCCCCTACCTATTTCTTCATCTGGGGTAATGCCTATTTTGATGTCTCCAAAATCTTGGTCCCTATTTTCCATAAAATATTTGGCAACGGTCATGATGATGGCAATACCTGCCTTATCATCTGCTCCAAGTAGGGTTGTACCATCTGTTGTCACTAATTTGTGGCCTACAAGGTCTTTTAAGAATGGGAATTCTTCTTCAGTTAATTTGTACTTGTCGTTAAGTACTATATCTCCACCTTTATATTTTTCAACTACTTGTGGATTGACATCCTTGCCTGTTATCTCTAGGGCTGTATCCATGTGGGAAATAAGTCCTATAGTTGGAACATCTTTATTGGTTCCCTCTATACTTGCATAAACATAGCCATGCTCATCCATGTGAGCATTGTCAATGCCCATTTCCTTAAGGTCATCAACTAGAACCTTAGCAAGGTCTAGTTGGCCAGGAGATGATGGACAAGACTCGTTCTTATCATCACTTTGAGTGTCATAACTTACATATTTTAAAAACTTTTCTAACATATATCCTCCACTTTATTAAATCATGGTTTGAACGCCAAGCATCACTACGCTTAGGATTAATATTATACCCATTAATGGCAATATAAATT
It contains:
- a CDS encoding PTS transporter subunit EIIB, which gives rise to MGKYIDDARKLHEYVGGDSNISSVTHCVTRMRFVLNDPDIFIFRIIRN
- the pepD gene encoding beta-Ala-His dipeptidase, yielding MENLQPQRVFYYFKKLMDIPRPSKHEQEVSDFLIATGKELGLETYQDDSLNVVLKRKASQGYEDAPKVILQGHMDMVGSKTENSDHDFTKDPIIPVIEGEYLSAKDTTLGADNGIAVAMGLALLEDENYEGPQIELLVTTDEETSMSGAIALADDVLEGDYLINIDSEEEGILTVGSAGGITFFVEEELKDLEEKEGFEIKLRGLLGGHSGMQIHEKRGNAVKIIGELLANIKEDITIGEFNSGNLDNVIPSEGSVKVYGASKEALEDAKKDILEKHADLLGEMEVEIAEAKGKSYSKDLSQRLIKMINDMPTGVNSLMEDNETVESSDNLALVREKEGKLVSEISLRSSNNEKLEELREKIAKVLEETSFAYNIDSEYPSWEYKEDSKLRPLAQEVYKKLEGKEFETIVIHAGLECGCFYEKYPNLDIISIGPNITGAHSPEEKVEIASVQRVNEYLRELLKEIK
- the pepT gene encoding peptidase T gives rise to the protein MLEKFLKYVSYDTQSDDKNESCPSSPGQLDLAKVLVDDLKEMGIDNAHMDEHGYVYASIEGTNKDVPTIGLISHMDTALEITGKDVNPQVVEKYKGGDIVLNDKYKLTEEEFPFLKDLVGHKLVTTDGTTLLGADDKAGIAIIMTVAKYFMENRDQDFGDIKIGITPDEEIGRGADLFDVEKFGADFAYTIDGGPVGELEYENFNAASVDIHIEGKSVHPGSAKNVLVNALLVALELNQMLPVNERPEYTEGYEGFYMLDEIHGTSAEVDVAYIIRDFFTETFNQKKEMLEKSVDFLNEKYGHIIDIKIEDSYYNMREKVEPHMEIIDLAKDAIEKEGITPIVKPIRGGTDGARLSYMGLPTPNLFTGGYNYHGRYEIVSVDIMEKSVNVIKNIILANAKGDK